The sequence TCCTATCCGCCGTTCCCCCTGATCAGCACGACCATCATGGAGGTGGCAGCCAGCCACCCTGGCCGTCAGGCGTTCTGTTCCAGCTACGTCGGTGACGCGAAGGCCGATCCAATGAGCGCCTGCGCGGACGACGCACCGTGGTACTTCAACGGCCGCCCGTTCGGCAACTCGGGTCCGGGCCGACGGCTGCGCCGCGAGTCTCGGACCCAGCGGGTCGCCGCCTCGCTCGACGGCGACGTCACGATGGGCGGGCGCAGCGCCCACTGGGACGTCGGCGTCACCTATTCCCGCGCCCGCGGCAACCTCAACCTCCCGGCCGTCTATACGGATCGGGTCTTCCGGGCCTTCCGCGGATACGGTGGCCCCGACTGCGGCGTCGGCGTGATGGCGGACCGGAGCTCTCCCGCAGGTATGGTCCTCGGGCCGCTTGGCGGCGCGGTGGCCGGCCAGGGACCCTGCATGTACTTCAACCCGTTCAGCAACGCCATTCAGTACTCCGATCAACCGGGCTCGCCCTTCGAGAACAACGCAAACCCCGACTATGTCGCCGGGCTCGCCAACCCCGAGGCGTTGCGGCTGTGGCTTAACGAGGAAGTGGACCTGGTCAGCACGACCGACCTCTTCGTCGCCGACGCCACCCTGAGCGGCAACCTGGTCGAGAACGTCGCCGACTTCGCGGTCGGGTACCAGTACCGGGGGATGACTGCCGACGGGAACCCGAACGACCCGGGCGACGTTACGCTGAATCCCTGCCCGGTCGCGGGCGACCTCGGGTGTGCGGTAGGCGACCGGTTCGGACCCTATCTCTTCACCAACATCCACCGGCCCTATGCCGCGGACCAGCGGGTGCAGCGCCTCTTCGGGGAACTGGCCCTCGGCATCGGCCCCCGTGTCGACACGCAACTCGCCGCGAACTACGAGTTCTACAACATCGCCGGCCGCACCGTGAGCAGTTTCGATCCGAAGGTCGGCATGCGGCTTCAGGTGGCGGAGAACCTGCATTACTCGCTGTCGCTGCGCGGGTCGGTGCAGACCACTTTCCGGACGCCGTCCCTCGACGACCTGAACACGAGCCCCCTCACAACCCTGGAGTGGATTCCGGTGACCGGCGCGTACCAGGCAGTCGACCGTTTCGGGCGGCCGGATCTCGAGCCGGAGCGGGCATTCACCTACAACGCCGGGGCGGTCCTGTTCCTCGAAGGCGGCCTTGAGGCGACCGTCGACTACTGGCACTACGACTTCGAGAACGTCATCGGCTCGATGCCTTACCTCGGCGTCACGAGCCTCTACGACGGCGGCGACGCGGCCGCGCGCGACGCGGTTTCGCCGTTCATCATCTGTCCCGACGGGCGGGCGTCCGATCTCGCGCCGGCCGACCGCTGCATTGCCCAAAACCTGGAGCGGATCCAGCTCGACCTCGTCAACTGGCCGGGGCTTACCACCTCGGGCGTCGACACCCACCTCGCGCTGCGGCAGGACGCAGGGCCGGGCCAGTTCGTGGCCAGTTGGGATTCCACCTACACCCTCGCCTACGACACACGCGCGCTGCTGGTGGAAGGCACCAACCTGACCTTGGACGCCGCGCAGGAAGCGGCAGGGTATCTGAACTTCGGCCACCCGATCGCGGTGCCGCTGCCCCGCTGGAAGAGCCGCTGGTCCGCCACCTACTCGGCAGGGCCGTACACCTTCGCGAACTACGTGAGCTACATCTCGTCCTACGAAGACCCCGCCACCACCACGGCGGCGGCCGTGATCGACTCGTTCCTCACCTGGGACGCGAGCTTCGTCTGGCGCTTCCCCGCCAGCGGCATGGACCTGACGCTATACGCGCTCAACCTCACCGGCCAGCGGCCGCCGTGGGCCAACGTGGAGCAGGCCTACGACGGCTTCACGCACGACCCCAAGGGGCGGCGCTTCAAGATGGCGATCACTTGGCGGTTTGGGGGCTGACCAGCGCTAGCTGGAGCGAATGACGGAGATCCCGCCCATGTAGGGCCGGAGAACCTCGGGCACCGCCACGGAACCGTCCCGCTGCTGGAAGTTCTCGAGGATCGCCACCAGGGCGCGGCCCACGGCGACGCCCGACCCATTGAGGGTGTGGACGTGCTCCGGCTTGCCCTTGCCGTCGCGCCGGAAGCGGATGCCGGCCCGGCGCGCCTGGAACGCTTCGGTGTTGCTGCAGCTCGAGATCTCGCGGTAGGTCTGCTGGCTCGGGAGCCACACTTCCAGGTCGTAGGTCTTTGATGCGGCGAAGCCCATGTCGCCGGTGCAGAGGAGGACGGTCCGGTAGGGAAGGCCGAGGCGCTTGAGCACTTCCTCGGCGTGGCGCGTCAACGCTTCGTGCACGTCCCACGACTGCGCCGGTGCGGCGTAGGCGACAAGCTCCACCTTGTCGAACTGGTGCTGGCGGATCAGTCCGCGGACGTCCTTGCCGTAGGCTCCCGCCTCGCTGCGGAAGCAAGGCGTGTACGCGACGTAGCGCACCGGCAGGTCACGGCCGTCGAGGATCTCGCCCCGGTGCAGGTTGCAGAGGGGCACTTCGGCGGTGGGGATCAGGTAGAGATCCCAGTCCCCGGCGATCCGGAACAGGTCGGATTCAAACTTCGGGAGATTCCCGGTCCCCGTCAAGGCGTCCGCGCTTGCGAGGAACGGCGGTTCGACTTCGGTGTAGCCATGCTCGGCCGTGTGAAGGTCGAGCATGAAGTTGATCAGCGCGCGGGCCAGGCGTGCGCCGGCGCCGGAGAGCACCGCGAAGCGCGCGCCGGCGATGCGGGTGGCGCGTTCGAAGTCGAGGATGCCGAGGGCGGGGCCGAGATCCCAGTGCGGCTGCGGCTCGAAATCGAAGCTCGTCGGCTCGCCATGGCGCCGGATCTCGTGATTTTCCTGTTCCGTTGCGCCTTCGGGGACGGTCTCGTGTGGCAGGTTGGGGAGTGCCAGTGACGCGCCGCGCAGCGCCTGTTCCACCCCCTTCAGCTTCGCTTCCTGCTCCTCTATCAGCGCGCGTTGCTCCTGGCCCCCGGCGACCAGGTGGTCGGCCGATTCTCCCGCCCGCTTTGCGGTGCCGATCTGTTCGCCGATCCGCTTGCGCGCATGCCGCGCGGCCTCAAGGACCGGGAGGATCGCGCGCCGCTCGGCGTCGAGTTGGACGAGCCGATCGAGTTCCTCCTCGAAGTGATCGCCGCGCGTCCGGAGTCGGCCACGGACATCGTCGGGACGGTCACGGAGCAGTGCCGGGTCGATCATCGGCGGCCATTCTACCGTGCGCCCGCCAGACTCTCTGCTAGCAGCCCGGGATGCATCGCCGGTCGAAGGTAGCGGGGTTTCGACACGGGCTGCTAGGATCCGGGCGCCATGCCGACGCCCCCCGCCGATGTTTCCACGCTGCTCGTGCCGGTCGCTGGTCTCGGAACCCGCATGTTGCCGGCGACCCGGGCGGTCCCGAAGGAAATGCTGCCTTTGGTCGACCGACCGATCATTCAGTACGGCGTGGAGGAGGCGGTCGCGTCCGGCATTCGGCAGGTCGTCCTGGTGACCAATCCGGGCAACACGTTGTCGGCGTTGCACTTTGCTCCGGCTCCCGATCTGGAGGCGGAACTCGCGAGGCGCGGGAAGGCCGACCTGCTCGCGATGGCCCGCGAACTCTCGTCGATGGCGGACGTGTCGGCGCTGCCGCAGGATGCGCCGCGCGGCCTAGGGCACGCGGTCCTGTGCGGGCGCGACGCCATCGGGGATGTGCCGTTCGCCGTGTTGCTGCCCGACGACCTCATCGACGCGGACCCGCCGGCGCTCGCGCAGATGCTGCACGTTTTCCGGGAAACCGGCGGACCGGTCCTGCTGGTGGAGCGCGTCCCGCATGCGTCGGTGCGGCAGTACGGGATCATCGCGGCGACCGCGGTGCGCGACAGTGTCTGGCGCGTAAACGATCTGGTGGAGAAGCCGGCGCCGGAACACGCGCCGTCGAACCTGGGGATCGTCGGGCGGTACCTCCTGACGCCCGACCTGTTCGACGAGTTGGAGGCGACGGCGCCGGGCGCCGGCGGAGAGATTCAGTTGACGGACGGCTTGCGGCGGCTGGCACGCAAGCGACCGATCTACGCGTGCGAACTCTGGGGCAAGCGTCATGACGCGGGAAACCCGCTGGGCTACCTGAAGGCGGCCATCCACGTCGCCCTGCGGCGACCCGATCTGGCGCCCGAACTGCGGGCGTGGCTGGCCGACGAGATCCGGAACGCCGAATGAGCTACGTCGCCGTCGCGGCCGTCGGCTTGGCGTCGGTCGTCCCGCTCTCGGTCTTGCCCTTGTCGGGGGCCTTGGAGTCGGAGGCCTTCGAATCCGAGGATCCGGCCGCGGATTCCCTGGTGGTCGATGCGGCTTCCTCCTTCTTCGTCTCCGCCGCCTGATCCCCCGAGGGCTTGCGGGCGTAGTCGGTGATGTACCAACCGGACCCCTTGAACTGAATCGCCGGCGACGACAGCAGCTTGCGAACCGGGCCGTCGCACTTCGGGCAATTCTCCAGCGGCGGGTCCGAGAACTTCTGAATCCGTTCGAAGCGGTGAGCACAATGCTCGCACTCGTACTCGTAGAGCGGCATCGATTGAATCTCCCCTAGTCGATCAACGCGCCGTCGGCGGCCATCAGGGCGCGGTGCATCCAGAACGGCATGCTGCCCTGGGCCAGCAGGCCGTCGTGAAAACGCTGCACCGTGAAGTCTTCGCCCTCGCGGTGGGCAACGTCCGCCCGCAGCTTCCGGAGCATCTGCTTGCCGAGCGCATAGAGAACGTAGGAAGGATCGTAAGTCCCCCGCTCGGCCTCGGCCCGCGCGCTCTCGGCTTCGAGGTACGCGGCATCACGGAAGAAACGCACGCCCTGTTCAACCGACAGGTCTTCCGTGTGCAACCGGATCCCGACGACCGTACGCGCGAGGCGGACCAGCGCTTCGGCTAACTGGCCGAGGCGGATCTCGGGGTCGCCACGCTCGAAGCCCTCCTCGAGCACCATCTGCTCGGCATAGTGAGCCCATCCTTCGACGAATGACGTCGCGGCGAAGTAATTCGACTTCCGGAGCGGGGCGGCGAC comes from Acidobacteriota bacterium and encodes:
- a CDS encoding TonB-dependent receptor; translated protein: MPAVATATNDHTNHQRATVVRIASPRFAPGRPELPCLQSAVLRDLVRPRIRGQRLFPAGIVPCQHSMTSRTAVGIRTPPQARKTMKALPLAVHLAVCLLALPVTVAAQDGEITGTVTDDTGGVLPGVTVEASAETAAAARLTVTDADGRYALAALPPGSYAVTFVLPGFERAERAVELTAGGSAMLDVSLALGGLFEEVTVAVTGTAIEAPAINMPSAVTVVSRDVLEQQGATQLVDLFRTLNVSHGVVGERNSWYNSNQPATLTENVANVNLRGLGASRTLVLINGRRHVPVPARLIGGRFVDVNTIPAIAVGRLEVLKEGASATYGSDAVGGVANFVTRNDFRGFEFNVAHDWFSGAGDTTIAGIWGGRIGSSSAVLSAERVGRQELQMADRPWALDRLSAYPPGTRGGWSSIGNPGTYAVGAPAAWTADVFDPRCTDFGGIDEGWTCRFRYAPYDNLIDEQDQTRIFAELNGPVNSRTNYHVEALWADAVIPQWYTTPSYPPFPLISTTIMEVAASHPGRQAFCSSYVGDAKADPMSACADDAPWYFNGRPFGNSGPGRRLRRESRTQRVAASLDGDVTMGGRSAHWDVGVTYSRARGNLNLPAVYTDRVFRAFRGYGGPDCGVGVMADRSSPAGMVLGPLGGAVAGQGPCMYFNPFSNAIQYSDQPGSPFENNANPDYVAGLANPEALRLWLNEEVDLVSTTDLFVADATLSGNLVENVADFAVGYQYRGMTADGNPNDPGDVTLNPCPVAGDLGCAVGDRFGPYLFTNIHRPYAADQRVQRLFGELALGIGPRVDTQLAANYEFYNIAGRTVSSFDPKVGMRLQVAENLHYSLSLRGSVQTTFRTPSLDDLNTSPLTTLEWIPVTGAYQAVDRFGRPDLEPERAFTYNAGAVLFLEGGLEATVDYWHYDFENVIGSMPYLGVTSLYDGGDAAARDAVSPFIICPDGRASDLAPADRCIAQNLERIQLDLVNWPGLTTSGVDTHLALRQDAGPGQFVASWDSTYTLAYDTRALLVEGTNLTLDAAQEAAGYLNFGHPIAVPLPRWKSRWSATYSAGPYTFANYVSYISSYEDPATTTAAAVIDSFLTWDASFVWRFPASGMDLTLYALNLTGQRPPWANVEQAYDGFTHDPKGRRFKMAITWRFGG
- the serS gene encoding serine--tRNA ligase, which produces MIDPALLRDRPDDVRGRLRTRGDHFEEELDRLVQLDAERRAILPVLEAARHARKRIGEQIGTAKRAGESADHLVAGGQEQRALIEEQEAKLKGVEQALRGASLALPNLPHETVPEGATEQENHEIRRHGEPTSFDFEPQPHWDLGPALGILDFERATRIAGARFAVLSGAGARLARALINFMLDLHTAEHGYTEVEPPFLASADALTGTGNLPKFESDLFRIAGDWDLYLIPTAEVPLCNLHRGEILDGRDLPVRYVAYTPCFRSEAGAYGKDVRGLIRQHQFDKVELVAYAAPAQSWDVHEALTRHAEEVLKRLGLPYRTVLLCTGDMGFAASKTYDLEVWLPSQQTYREISSCSNTEAFQARRAGIRFRRDGKGKPEHVHTLNGSGVAVGRALVAILENFQQRDGSVAVPEVLRPYMGGISVIRSS
- a CDS encoding UTP--glucose-1-phosphate uridylyltransferase; amino-acid sequence: MPTPPADVSTLLVPVAGLGTRMLPATRAVPKEMLPLVDRPIIQYGVEEAVASGIRQVVLVTNPGNTLSALHFAPAPDLEAELARRGKADLLAMARELSSMADVSALPQDAPRGLGHAVLCGRDAIGDVPFAVLLPDDLIDADPPALAQMLHVFRETGGPVLLVERVPHASVRQYGIIAATAVRDSVWRVNDLVEKPAPEHAPSNLGIVGRYLLTPDLFDELEATAPGAGGEIQLTDGLRRLARKRPIYACELWGKRHDAGNPLGYLKAAIHVALRRPDLAPELRAWLADEIRNAE
- a CDS encoding zinc ribbon domain-containing protein, whose protein sequence is MPLYEYECEHCAHRFERIQKFSDPPLENCPKCDGPVRKLLSSPAIQFKGSGWYITDYARKPSGDQAAETKKEEAASTTRESAAGSSDSKASDSKAPDKGKTESGTTDAKPTAATAT